A genome region from Serinus canaria isolate serCan28SL12 chromosome 19, serCan2020, whole genome shotgun sequence includes the following:
- the PRR11 gene encoding proline-rich protein 11, with translation MRRVGGPAESGAAIGWARGGERFESAAAGAERGPGVGAAPGRPRDTPGTTPGHPYSMARYKKCKRKRRARAKFRLEKKGNAATPQDSVCSSPRSPAHLPLNSSPAPRCSHWPLALPSVKSVVRPLTSAASFLYWWCQSRVAQSFQVVKDTIFPSQVYLRELNTFREKLEKLESEFSKLQGALQMKGEAALPSESSFCQRCHKPVLGAPVGTQMDPPPSASMPVSIPPPPPPLPPPPPPPPPPLPPPKLPPAPLLLQRGTASKLAPPEKKDGPMHITLKDLLNVKLKKTNSNLRMDKEQSPVKPRRALITVTDLQSVSLRPKSKPSPHATKTLITSPKNQIDLRKHLKKVDIQRSPGGTPLNNKENTECGSGLTPIMTRALRRKFQMAHPKSPSPARLSAANSFDEK, from the exons ATGCGGCGCGTGGGGGGGCCGGCAGAGAGCGGCGCTGCCATTGGCTGGGCGCGGGGCGGGGAGCGGTTTGAAtcggcggcggcgggcgcggagcgcGGCCCGGGTGTCGGGGCGGCCCCGGGACGCCCCCGGGACACCCCCGGGACAACCCCGGGACACCCCtacag TATGGCAAGGTATAAGAAATGCAAACGAAAACGAAGAGCCCGAGCAAAATTTCGactggaaaagaagggaaatgctgCAACCCCCCAGGACTCAGTTTGTTCCTCTCCACG GTCACCAGCTCATCTACCTCTGAACTCATCACCAGCCCCAAGGTGCTCCCACTGGCCTTTAGCCTTGCCCAGTGTAAAAAGTGTGGTCAGACCCTTGACATCAGCAGCATCATTTCTCTATTGGTGGTGCCAGAGCAGGGTTGCACAG AGCTTTCAGGTGGTTAAAGACACCATATTTCCATCACAAGTCTACTTAAGGGAATTAAATACATTCAGGGAAAAGCTGGAGAAGTTGGAAAGTGAATTTTCCAAGCTACAAGGAGCCCTCCAG ATGAAGGGAGAGGCAGCTTTGCCTTCAGAAAGTTCCTTTTGCCAAAGGTGTCACAAGCCAGTCCTGGGTGCTCCTGTGGGGACACAGATGGATCCTCCACCCTCAGCATCCATGCCTGtgtccatccctcctcctcctcctcctcttcctcctcctcctcctccaccaccaCCGCCGCTGCCTCCACCAAAactgcctccagctcctctcctcctccaacGGGGCACAGCCTCTAAACTG GCACCACCAGAGAAAAAGGATGGGCCCATGCACATCACCCTCAAAGACCTCCTGAATGTTAAACTGAAGAAGACAAACAGCAACCTGAGAATGGACAAG GAACAATCACCAGTGAAGCCACGCAGGGCATTAATTACAGTCACAGATCTACAGAGTGTTAGTCTGAGACCTAAATCCAAGCCATCACCTCATGCTACAAAAACTTTAAT tacCTCCCCTAAAAATCAGATCGATCTTCGGAAGCATCTGAAGAAAGTCGATATACAAAG AAGTCCTGGTGGCACTCCTCTcaataataaagaaaacactgaatgtGGCTCTGGGCTGACCCCAATAATGACACGGGCACTACGGCGCAAGTTTCAG ATGGCTCACCCGAAGAGTCCCTCACCTGCACGGCTGAGTGCTGCAAACAGCTTTGatgaaaagtaa